The Paraburkholderia agricolaris genome includes the window GATGAAACGCGATGTTGGCGTCGGAATACTCGGCGATGTGTTCGGCCGGCGTGGCGTCGCGAAAATTGTCGAACATATGGCGCAGACGGGCGATTTCCTCGTCCGTGGCGTGCAGAGTGGCCAGACGCGCGGCCATGCTTTCGAGCGCGGCCCACATCTGGATCATTTCGACAATTTCACGCTTGCTCTTGCGCACGATGTAGATGCCGCGGCGCGGCACCATGCGCAGAAAACCTTCCTGTTCGAGCAGCGTCATCGCCTCGCGCACCGGCGTGCGGCTCACACCCAGCGATTCGCTCAGCACGCGCTCGTCGAGACGGATTTCTTCGCGATTCTGATAGATATCCGCGTCGGCTATCGCCTGGCGGAGCATCGTATACGCCTGATCGCGCAAGCTCGCGCTCGCGCCAATCGGCTGCAATGACAACATCAACGGTGTGGCCACTGCTTCAGTTTGAAGTTCTGACGACATTCATCGCCTCTTGTTGAACATGCGCACGATACGGCGCCGCCGGCACTGCGCCGCCCTGCTCGCCCAGACCGACAAACCGGCCATGTTGCGCTGCAAGTTGCGCAACCGGCTGAGGAATCCAGCGGGTCAACAGGACGGTGGCGGCCGAGCCTAAACCCACGACAGCGACGGCGAGCAACGCGAGAGGAACAAATTCCATTTGCAACTCCGAATGATTGAGTAAGTGAACAGATGACTCAATCATATGCTGCAACGCCGCAAATATCAATATTCCGTATGTAGTATATCAGGCGTTGTTGTTTCCAGACATCAAATCAAGGTAGCACGATCGCCCGCTGCACAACACGCCTGAATTGCCCCGTGTATAGACCGGAGACATGGTTGACAAACGTGCGGAGACA containing:
- a CDS encoding GntR family transcriptional regulator, with translation MSSELQTEAVATPLMLSLQPIGASASLRDQAYTMLRQAIADADIYQNREEIRLDERVLSESLGVSRTPVREAMTLLEQEGFLRMVPRRGIYIVRKSKREIVEMIQMWAALESMAARLATLHATDEEIARLRHMFDNFRDATPAEHIAEYSDANIAFHQAIVELSKSQIILDTIKNIFIHVRAIRRMTISQSDRASRSIVDHLRIIEALEQRDTELAERLTRQHSLDLAAFVEANCDFLD